Sequence from the Arvicola amphibius chromosome 3, mArvAmp1.2, whole genome shotgun sequence genome:
TCCAGGGTAGGGGCCTCAGGCTCTTCATTAAAGTAAAATTCTTTAGTGCCCTCGCCTTCTCCTCCATGTCAATGAGTGCATACAGGTTGAAGCAGGATGAAGAACGGGCACACCAGCCATTGTTGGTGGGTTTGGTTCTGTTGTTCCTTGCTTTTGATGGGCACTCACTATTGTTCAAGCTAAAACAATCCATCCacctctggtgtgggaggtccttctgtctatgtgttgcttttattggttaatgaataaagaaactatcttgacCTGTGATatggcaaaagaacagagttaggcggggaaaactaaagtgaatgctgggagaaaggaggcggggtcagagggaagccatgtagcccccctGGAATTGgacggaactttacctggtaagccataaccgcatggcgatacacagattactggaAATGGGTTGAATTCAGATCTGAGAGTTAGCTGgaaggaagctagagctaatgggccaaggagtgattttaaataatatagtttctgtgtgattatttcggggctgagcagttgggaacgaacaagcggcctcctcctacacACCTCAGCTTTCTCAGTTGCTGAGACTATGAGCATGCGTTTTCACACCCAGGGCTATCTGTGGTTCTGAATGTTTAAGCCATACCATAGGGGAAGCGTCCTGAGTTAAAACCTGCTGTTACATGCTTGAGAAATCAGAGCATACATTGTCGTTGGTACAGTGATACTCAAAGGCTTGCCTGCCAACTGAGTTCTGTGGGAGGGTGTTTATAGAGCCAGCACAGAGGTAGGGAATTCCTACCCACTATAGTAGTGTATTTCTTGTGGGTGGACAAGCAGCTGCCCCATGATCCTGAAATTTCCCTAGGCTGGTCTCTGGGACAGGGCATGGCTGTCCGTCAGGCTGGATTCTGGCTTACGGCCAGAGTAGGCTAGAAGGGCACTACAGAAAGGGAACAGAGGCAGGGCTTCTGTCTTGCTAGAACCGTGGCTttcaacctatgggttgtgacCTGATTGGGGGTCACACTCTTCcataggggtcacatatcagatatcctgtatatcagatatttacattgcaattcataacagtagcaaaattaccattatgaagtagcaatgaagattttatggttggggttatcacaacatgaagaactgtattaaagggtcgcagcattaggaaggttgcgCTGCACTCGAGACTCCAAAAGAGTTACACACAATTCtaggctgatttttttaaaaaaaactaactgACCCATCAAAGACTCTATGGGTGTATGATTAAATAACAGAACTAATGAGTGTAGCtattttttttgtgtggtttttcgagacagggtttccctgtagtttctagagcctgtcctggaactagctcttgtagaccaggctggcctcgaactcagagatccgcctgcttctgcctctcgagtgctgggattaaaggcgtgcgccaccaccgcccggtgagtgtagctattttttaaaacataaattgaaTTATCGTCAGCCTTAAGATTCCAAGAAGTCAGTGTTCTACATGCAGCCCCAAACTcccacagttttaaaaaaaagtctcatctCTGGGCCTGAAGATGCAGCTTAGGGGtggaatacttgcctagcatgcacaagaatTAGAATTCAATTGCTGCCCTGCCCAGTACCGTcactcaaagaaaatattattcataATCCTCTAGTTGcatctgtctgtgtttgtctgaAAATTTTCATTGAAGCAAAGCAGCCCTGTTGTTGGACCATTTATCCCTGTGTTGACcctgctctgctttctctgtctagGACCCAATAGTAAAGGAAGAAGTTTAATCGGCAGATTGAACACCCCCCCTCCAGACTCTAGGAAAGGGGTTACAGTAGAGCCCGGCTTTTCCATTGATGAGTTCTCCACATCCGTCCTCACTGGGAAGCTGACTACTGTCTTTCTTCCGGTCATCTACATCATTGTATTTGTGATTGGTTTGCCCAGCAATGGCATGGccctctgggtttttcttttccgGACCAAGAAAAAACACCCTGCTGTGATATACATGGCCAATCTGGCTCTGGCCGACCTCCTCTCTGTCATCTGGTTCCCCCTGAAGATTGCCTACCACCTGCATGGCAACAACTGGACCTATGGGGATGCCCTTTGCAAGGTGCTGATTGGCTTTTTCTATGGCAACATGTACTGCTCCATCCTCTTCATGACTTGCCTCAGCGTGCAGAGGTACTGGGTGATAGTAAACCCCATGGGACACTCCAGGAAGAGGGCAAACATTGCCGTTGGTCTCTCCCTGGCAATCTGGCTCCTGATTTTTCTGGTCACCATCCCCTTGTATGTCATGGACCAGACCGTCTATATTCCAGCCCTGAACATCACCACCTGCCATGATGTGCTACCTGAGGAGGTATTGGTGGGGGACATGTTCAATTACTTCCTCTCCCTGGCCATTGGAGTCTTTCTGTTCCCAGCCTTACTTACTGCCTCTGCCTACGTACTCATGATCAAAACCCTCCGTTCTTCCGCCATGGATGAGCACTCAGAGAAGAAAAGGCGGAGGGCTATCCGACTCATCATCACTGTCCTGGCCATGTACTTCATCTGCTTCGCTCCTAGCAACCTCCTGCTGGTCGTGCACTATTTCCTCATTAAAAGCCGGGGCCAGAGCCACGTCTACGCCCTGTACCTGGTCGCCCTCTGCCTCTCGACCCTCAACAGCTGCATCGACCCCTTTGTCTACTACTTTGTATCCCAAGATTTCAGGGATCAGGCAAAAAACGCGCTCCTCTGTCGAAGCGTCCGCACCGTCAACCGCATGCAAGTCTCCCTCACCTCCAGCAAGTTCTCCAGGAAATCCAGCTCTTACGCTTCTAGTTCAACCAGCGTTAAAACCTCCTATTGAGCGGCATCTGAGGATGGCGAGCCTGCTTCATGGTGCGTGTGCGAGGGGCGGGGATGCCGTGACATGGGGCTGTTGTTTTCTAACCATGCTGGTCTCAGCACTGACCACAAGCATGGGTGCCAGTATCAGAATTCTGCTCCTCTGATGGATGTCCCGGAAACTCAACGACCCGAGAGAAAACTACTTTGTGGGAGTGATGAAATCCAGCTACACCCAGGAGTTAAACCCGGCAAGAAGACTAAGTTTCTACCTGAAACAATTTCTTCTCCATCTGGGGCCGGAGACCCTCATACAGCTCCAGGCTGGTTGACTGACTTTTCCCATGCAATGTGGAGACTGTGACTGAGTTCTAACCCGCCACAGTGAGCTTGCTCTGAACAGCAGAATCCAGATGTCCAGTGGTTACATTCTTGCTTCATTTCATCAGAGCCCCCGAGGATCTTGTTCAGCATGCAGGTCCCTCAGCTTCAGTAACCAGAGCTCAGATAGGAGGTGGCGGCCGTGATATCTACAAACCTTAGTGATGTTTACCTGCACAGAACCATGGAGCCGAGTGCTGCTTCTGCTCACTGGGGCAGtgatgtttgaaaagaaaaaccaatattTGCCTGTTGGTTTATTGAAATTTTCAGTTCCTTTATTATTCCTTTGTAGCTTTGTATGTCTTATTAgtcaagaaaaagagaatgaggaTAGTAAACATGtaaatacaaattttgtataattttttttacttacatCATTGTGGGTAATGGAATATTTTACAAATAGCATTGACCACGTAGTATTTTTTTAagtcacttttaaaaattgtatcatGCGAACAGTTTTCATGATAACGCCTCATCATAGCCTCAGTTCCTCTCCTGCTCAATCATGTTCACTCCCCCCacacctccttttccttctgaccacccccactccaccccctgcTGCTTAACACCTCCCCCCCTCTGCTTTCAGGTaccatttagtatttttttttttttaaaaaaaactattgttgGATTATTTAATATCCGTTTTGGCCACTTGTTATCAAATATGGAATTAAAGTCTGCACTTTTGCCTGGAAAAGAGCACAGACAAGAGGCAACAACCATTGCAGCGGTACATGACTCCAGACTTACTCTATGGACTGGTTGTGTTTgtggctttaaaaattattttgttgtgtgactgatttataaataagacatggactttttaaaaaaaacttttcagctgtgtgtttatttgtgtgaaGGAGGGataaggagaagaagggaagaaggggagatcCTGCCATTCTAGACATGGTATACTGCTCAAagctcacacatatacaaacaccttttaaaaattaattaattaattaattaattaatttactttttacagttgttcttttgagaaagggtttctctgtgtagccctggctatcctagaactcactctgtaggccaggtcacctgcctctgcctcccaatgctgggattaaatgccatCACCgcccacatttttttaaaatgcatcccTTGGGGTCTAAACCTGGCCTCAcactcttttttaaataaatgtaaaaacatgttGCTCTACAATGCCGACTTTTCATTCATTAGTATGCTTTAATTTTTTGCCATGTAATTCTACAACTTGGCCTCCATTTTTAAAGGTTATAGACCCTTTAATAGTCCAGACATATCACAGTGTATATAGTCATTTCCCTACTGGCTGACCCCTTGAATTATGCTAGcccatgttatttttttcattttgactaTTTCAACATTATTATACTTTACATCTGTGTAGAGATATTATTGAGATTCACTTTACT
This genomic interval carries:
- the F2rl1 gene encoding proteinase-activated receptor 2, which produces MRRLSLAWLLGGVILLAASVSCNRTFQGPNSKGRSLIGRLNTPPPDSRKGVTVEPGFSIDEFSTSVLTGKLTTVFLPVIYIIVFVIGLPSNGMALWVFLFRTKKKHPAVIYMANLALADLLSVIWFPLKIAYHLHGNNWTYGDALCKVLIGFFYGNMYCSILFMTCLSVQRYWVIVNPMGHSRKRANIAVGLSLAIWLLIFLVTIPLYVMDQTVYIPALNITTCHDVLPEEVLVGDMFNYFLSLAIGVFLFPALLTASAYVLMIKTLRSSAMDEHSEKKRRRAIRLIITVLAMYFICFAPSNLLLVVHYFLIKSRGQSHVYALYLVALCLSTLNSCIDPFVYYFVSQDFRDQAKNALLCRSVRTVNRMQVSLTSSKFSRKSSSYASSSTSVKTSY